In one Drosophila pseudoobscura strain MV-25-SWS-2005 chromosome X, UCI_Dpse_MV25, whole genome shotgun sequence genomic region, the following are encoded:
- the IntS2 gene encoding integrator complex subunit 2 encodes MLAPAPLTKITRIEIDINKLGHWAKVKKTPVQVYDVSERVFTSMQNLDITSLASYPEAEIRPVLPSLVRMSLLSPLDNTTSSMESRKQILAVLIGIEVVNSIVSYLQVNYHELENELKKELQTRQKTPYFEGQQQEYGLQSGIALGFERADVARKVRVVLSEIFNLQQQVSDQKPAAHSEMLDDGIYLEEVVDILCIALAELPSLLNILELTDALISVPNGYRIITALVANFPDCYRDVVSHVIANYDEDGSDGKHRLSLLMSLSEMNPTQALANRTLCVEMMKGPSFMLKLALKHSDDLIPFLTGLLLGNDQNLRCWFAIYTRSSQKRKGDALNLVRVELLQKVVKTTTNAAELKDFNLQGVVLMRLYCALRGIGGLKFNDDEINALSQLVTSRPQPTPSGLRFVTLGLCMLIACPSLVSTIPLEMKAIEWLQWLTREDAFFCKRSGTSTSLGEMLLLLAIHFHSNQITAISEMVCSTLGMRIPIRPNSTSRIKQLFTQELFTEQVVALKAVRVPVTPNLSGTIPGYLPVHCIHQLLKSRTFLKHKVTIKSWIFKQICSAVRPIHPVMPALVEVFVNTLIIPNPTGKVNIDHIHMPFTEVEILHVFRTSQLTLFGEDLPQMTESEELAKVEISCPLTAQLLMIYYLLLYEDTRLMNLSAIGGRKQKEYANNFMGGLPLKYLLQKAHKYHSEYQFLFHPLLRLVISNYPHLSMVDDWLEEHNLTTLGIEALDCPCPELTPEQLSRALEHIQTKPRLAIRIFKQLLQLPAESLAQYGQQLVKHMPVVFQKSVPRYIKDLFHDLWLRLNAVLPTTLWVMSLRAITNSADSINRRTFANESLLEPMEVLSCPRHVFCSPYLLMIMLRILKGSLAASKTYLNVYMQQKQVLDKNGLVQTDADREELKTTLIASQESAAVHILLEVLEYMSNNSKDRLSHLELREIQGIIGTYVHQAFISEPSLAKLVHFQTYPKSVIPMMVASVPSMHICIDFVHEFLNVNEMDKQIFTIELTSHLVLNYSIPKSLGVSKFCLNVIQTTLSLLTVSSKCKFLRHVLPAMVRFVETFPILADDCVNILMNTGRSLHSQSSLGVTTMEMPLTESAKLWSYRDAQMHIVLIEDAFKALVSAVMQKSELY; translated from the exons ATGCTGGCCCCGGCACCACTAACCAAGATCACGCGTATCGAGATCGATATCAACAAGTTAGGACACTGGGCCAAAGTGAAGAAGACGCCGGTTCAGGTATACGATGTGTCCGAGCGTGTGTTTACATCGATGCAGAACCTGGATATCACCTCGCTGGCCAGCTACCCAGAGGCCGAAATCCGTCCAGTGCTGCCATCGCTGGTGCGCATGAGTTTGCTCTCGCCGCTGGACAACACCACATCGTCGATGGAGTCTCGCAAACAGATCCTGGCCGTTCTCATTGGCATCGAGGTTGTGAACAGCATAGTCTCCTATCTGCAGGTCAACTATCACGAACTAGAGAATGAACTGAAAAAAGAGCTGCAGACTCGCCAGAAGACCCCCTACTTtgagggccagcagcaggagtatGGTCTGCAGTCGGGCATCGCCCTGGGCTTTGAACGGGCCGATGTGGCGCGTAAAGTCCGCGTCGTGCTCTCCGAGATATTcaatctgcagcagcaggtctCCGATCAGAAACCCGCCGCCCACTCGGAGATGCTTGACGACGGAATCTACCTCGAGGAGGTGGTGGACATCCTCTGCATTGCCCTGGCCGAACTACCCTCCCTGCTCAACATTCTCGAGCTGACGGATGCCCTGATTAGCGTGCCCAACGGGTATCGCATTATCACTGCGTTGGTGGCCAATTTTCCCGACTGCTATCGCGATGTTGTCTCCCACGTGATTGCCAACTACGACGAGGATGGCAGTGACGGCAAGCACAGGCTCTCCCTGCTGATGTCCCTCAGCGAAATGAACCCCACCCAAGCACTGGCCAATCGAACGCTGTGCGTGGAAATGATGAAGGGGCCCTCCTTCATGCTTAAGCTGGCGCTTAAGCATTCCGACGATCTG ATCCCCTTCCTCACGGGCTTGCTGCTGGGAAACGATCAGAACCTGCGCTGCTGGTTCGCGATCTACACACGCTCCAGTCAGAAGCGCAAGGGTGATGCCCTCAATCTGGTTCGTGTGGAGCTGCTCCAGAAGGTTGTAAAGACGACCACAAATGCGGCAGAGCTTAAGGACTTCAATCTGCAGGGCGTGGTGCTGATGCGGCTTTACTGCGCCCTGCGGGGCATCGGCGGACTGAAGTTCAATGACGACGAGATAAATGCGCTGTCGCAGCTGGTCACGAGCCGCCCCCAGCCGACGCCATCGGGTCTGAGGTTCGTGACACTGGGGCTGTGCATGCTGATAGCCTGCCCCTCGCTTGTATCGACTATTCCGCTGGAGATGAAGGCGATTGAGTGGCTGCAGTGGCTGACGCGTGAGGACGCCTTCTTCTGCAAGCGCTCTGGAACAAGCACCTCGCTGGGGGAgatgctcctcctgctggccATCCACTTTCACAGCAATCAGATAACAGCCATCAGCGAAATGGTCTGCTCCACACTGGGCATGCGCATACCCATCCGGCCGAACAGCACCAGCCGGATCAAGCAGCTTTTCACCCAGGAGCTATTTACCGAACAGGTGGTGGCTCTCAAGGCGGTGCGGGTGCCGGTGACGCCCAATCTGAGTGGGACCATACCCGGCTACCTGCCCGTACACTGCATCCACCAGCTGCTCAAGTCGCGCACTTTCCTCAAGCACAAGGTGACAATCAAGTCGTGGATCTTCAAGCAGATCTGCAGCGCGGTGCGGCCCATCCATCCCGTGATGCCCGCCCTGGTGGAGGTCTTTGTCAACACACTGATCATTCCGAATCCCACCGGCAAGGTCAACATTGATCACATCCACATGCCCTTCACCGAGGTGGAGATACTGCACGTGTTCCGCACCTCCCAGCTCACATTGTTCGGCGAGGACCTGCCGCAGATGACAGAAAGCGAGGAGCTGGCCAAGGTCGAGATCAGTTGCCCCCTCACTGCCCAGCTGCTTATGATCTATTACCTGCTGCTGTACGAGGACACGCGCCTGATGAATCTCAGTGCCATCGGCGGCCGGAAGCAGAAGGAGTACGCGAACAACTTCATGGGAGGCCTTCCACTCAAGTATTTGCTGCAGAAGGCCCACAAGTATCACAGCGAATATCAGTTTCTGTTCCATCCGCTTCTGCGGCTGGTCATCTCCAACTATCCGCACCTGAGTATGGTGGACGACTGGCTGGAGGAGCACAATCTGACGACCCTAGGCATCGAAGCCCTTGACTGTCCCTGTCCCGAACTGACGCCCGAGCAGCTGAGCCGCGCCCTCGAACACATCCAGACGAAGCCTCGGCTGGCCATACGCATATTCAAACAGCTCTTGCAGCTGCCCGCCGAGTCACTGGCCCAGTACGGCCAGCAGCTGGTGAAGCACATGCCGGTGGTATTTCAGAAGTCGGTGCCACGCTACATCAAGGACCTGTTCCACGATCTCTGGCTACGCCTGAATGCGGTTCTGCCCACTACGCTGTGGGTCATGTCGCTGCGAGCCATCACCAATAGCGCGGACTCGATCAATCGCCGGACCTTTGCCAATGAAAGCCTGCTGGAGCCAATGGAAGTGCTAAG CTGTCCCAGGCATGTGTTCTGCTCGCCATATCTGCTGATGATCATGCTGCGCATTCTTAAGGGCAGCCTGGCCGCCTCCAAAACATATCTGAACGTGTAcatgcagcagaagcaggtGCTGGACAAGAACGGGCTGGTACAGACAGACGCCGACCGAGAGGAGCTGAAGACGACGCTGATTGCCTCGCAGGAGAGTGCTGCGGTACACATACTGCTTGAAGTTTTGGAGTACATGTCAAATAATTCCAAGGATCGCCTGTCCCATCTGGAGCTGCGCGAGATCCAGGGCATCATTGGGACATATGTGCACCAGGCGTTCATATCAGAACCGTCGCTGGCAAAGCTGGTGCACTTCCAGACGTACCCCAAGTCGGTGATCCCGATGATGGTGGCTAGCGTGCCGTCGATGCATATTTGCATCGACTTTGTGCACGAGTTCCTCAACGTCAACGAGATGGACAAGCAGATATTCACCATTGAGCTGACCTCCCACCTGGTCCTCAATTACTCGATACCCAAGAGTCTGGGCGTGTCCAAGTTCTGCCTGAATGTGATACAGACGACTCTGTCGCTGCTCACCGTCTCCTCCAAGTGCAAGTTCCTGCGCCACGTGCTGCCGGCCATGGTGCGGTTCGTCGAGACGTTCCCCATACTGGCCGACGACTGTGTCAACATTCTGATGAACACCGGCCGCAGCCTCCACTCGCAGTCGTCGCTGGGCGTGACCACGATGGAAATGCCTCTCACGGAGAGTGCAAAGCTCTGGTCGTACCGGGATGCCCAGATGCATATCGTACTGATAGAGGACGCTTTCAAAGCCCTGGTCTCCGCAGTGATGCAGAAGTCCGAGTTGTATTAG